The sequence below is a genomic window from Nicotiana tomentosiformis chromosome 6, ASM39032v3, whole genome shotgun sequence.
taaatagcctgtgtacgtactcgtcacctcacgtacacggtgctcacatatcacaacagtaccaaatcctaaggggatttcccccatacaaagttaggcaagccacttacctcgaaccaagctcaatcaatcggtgacaatgccttttccacgaatatccgactccgaatggcccaaatctagccaaaatcaattacataccataaatacaactataagaaattaatataattaatgaaatcaagactttaacgaAAATTTCGAAATCCGTCCTAAAACGtcgacctgggcccacgtctcaaaatcgggctaaaatcacaaaattcgaaagcccattcattcacgagtccaaccataccaaatttatcaaaatccgacctcaaatgcccactcaaaacccaaaatcaaactcttcaaatccctagcctcaaactcccaaattccaccttaaatacactaACTAGATGGAAAGATAAATGGGGAAGCaaaattattgatcaaaaataagcacaagggacttacctcacgaaatccctcgaaaatgctcttaagaaatcgccaaacccgagctcaaaatgatgaaaatggccaAATTCTCGAAGTCTTACTTAAGtaggttctgcccaggcattttcgcacctacggagccTGGGCTTGCACCTGCGCGTACGCTTGTGCGAAAATATGAGCGCTTTTGCGCAAACCACTTACTCCCCTatgcctccgcacctgcgatgaagggGCCGCACTTGCGCATGCGCGCCTGCGGAATCctgtccgcttttgcggtctcacttcgcacctgcggtcagccttgtgcatctgcgggcatcgcagctGCGGCCTTTtccacgcacctgcgacccctgaccaatccacccaactcCGCTTCTGCAATAAACCTtgcgcacgtgcgatcccgcacctacggtttccccaccgcaggtgcgaaaataccagaaactAGAAGCTTCAACcatttgcataagtccaaattcaatctgtaaagcatccgaaacatacctgaggcccccgggacctcaaccaaatatacccacaagtcctaaaataccatacgaacttagtcgagccctcaaatcacatcaaacaatgctacaaccacgaatcaccctccgattcaaacttaatgaacttgaaacttccaatttctacaacctTTGCCGagacctaccaaaccacgtccgattgacctcaaattttgcacgcaagtcataattgatattacggacccaCTTCAACTTCGAAAATCGGAATCcggccccgatattaaaaagtccactaccggtcaaactttccaaaaattcaactttcgccatttcaagcctaatttagctacagacctccaatacACATTccagacactctcctaagtccaaaatcacccaacggagctaacagaatcgacaaaactccattttggagtcgtcttcacacagttccaactacggccaaaatcttaagacttaagcttccgtttagggactaagtatcccaattcactccgaaaccacaacaacaacttttcggcaagtcacacaagcagaaaaaggtacggggaaaggagtaaacaggggatcggggctaatacactcaaaacgaccgaccggatccTTACAGTATGAAATGATATAGTTTGATTTTGTTAGTATTGAAACTTAATATTGAATGATCTTATAATTCTTCTTTCTAACATCATCTCTTGATTACATCCCGCCATTATTAAAAAAACTTAATCATGTGTATTTTATTAGGATTAGTGAAATAATTATTACTAATTATTATGTATAATGTATTTAATTCTTGTTAAttaatgtattttttatataGAAAGAGAAATTAATATGTTATTCGAGAAATATAaaatgaaattttaaaaaataactaaggatatcttaaatttaaaagtaatatAAATGTAAATTGCTATTACTTGGAAAAGAGTGTTTCATTTgatttatgaaattcttaaatAATGCAtccttttataatttttttttttttttttaaaaaagggagTTAAGCATTAGTAAGTAAATAGTACTACATGGGGAAGTGGAAGTTGGAACATTCTTGTCCCACATCGTCCAAGAGTTGTAAACATTTGCCCTTTATAAGCTGAGCATATTAAAACAGCGGTTCAGGTTGGACTTTAGAAAATCGTAAATATGCAGGGGATGCATTACATATACATGTAGGAAAATTAGTAATTAGTAGTTAGCTAATAACTAGCTGATTAGTAACACTAAGTAATGATGGGTAAAGATAATATGATTGGTGGTATAGTATCTTGTCCGGGTGGGTGGTTTGTAGTAcatacaaaaaataatatatgGGATAGTTGacttaataaaaatataacaattTTAACTTTTCGTCTAAAAATTGCACTTGGAAATTTTCACGGGGATGTACTCGCAGCTATTTTCCTATCAAACTCCGCAAGAAAAATCCTAAGTTTCATTATTTTTTTACCAAATATTTCATGCAAATATCTAGAATTTTCTATGAAAATATTTGTAGGTAATTTACATGCGAATTTAAAACTCCGGGTAATTTACATGTGGATTCAAAATGTTAACTTATCTGGGGATTTTTAACATTCGCAGGTAATAATTACCTACGAAGATTTTTCCATCAGAATTTTTTCGCAAGAAAAATCCGCAGGAAACTAAATTTCCTGCAGATTTTCTTATATAATCCCCAACAAATTCCTCATGTAATACGTGATTTTCTCGTAGTGCAAGGTAAAAGGATACATATAAACATACACAAACCCTTCCTTGGAGTAGGTAACTCACTCTACCATATCTGGGGCGAGGATTTCAATATTGGGGCAGTTATAGTCCTCCTTCATAGTTGGGATACTAGAAAGGTGAACGGAGGAGGGATACCTACGAACTGGCCAAAACCGGTGGCCTTGAGAAGTTACAGGAGGAGTTTTCTCTTGAAGATCGTTTGCAGTGCTGAGATGAagtggtatgatggtgttaacAGTTGGAGGATCAGACTCAACGTCAGCCTCCTTAGCTTTATTTTTCTTCGGACCTCCACTAAAGAAAAGGCCGGTAAGAAGCAGTGTATGAAGACATGATAGTAAAACGTTAGTAAAAGAAAAGTTTTTGCTGAGAATGTTGAAGGTTTTGGAGGAGTTCTAAGTAAATGCAGAGAAGAAGAAAGACTTATGAAAGTTGTGAAAGTAAAGAAGTAAAAATGATGAGTAGCATAGAAGTTATAGACGGCAAAaatcgtggtcatgattacctcaaaaaacggcgaaaatattttttgaatcgcGGGGCAACAcatgttcggggtattaaatgcaAGAAGACGTACGTCCTTTCAAGTGTCAGAGATTGTTCAGGAACTTTCCcgccaagaaaggaatcttcaTCTACTTCGCGGTAACACTAAGTTGTGTTaccggaaagtagggggactatttgTTTGGGGTAAAATTGGTTGATAACAGATGGTTGAATGATAAAATGACACGTGGAATCAAAGATATGCAAAAGGTAAAGTCGGGAAACAGCTAATACCGAATGCAACGTGTGTGACCGGTACCAAGTGGATTCCGAAGAAAACATAGTCGGCgatagaagttcaaaagttcgaCATCAGATGACATTCAATGAGCAGTCGTTGCAGGGAATATTTGTAGCATTTAGTGAGCAGCCGTTAcaaagaatatttgcattcaaagCATGCCGTTATATATTCATTAATTATACTTTTATTCTCATTTAAGATGagtttgatcctaggatcttgtttccctaggtaGAAGTATAAATAGCGGGGTTAACAGTCATTGTAAGTGGACGAAAGATTCTGTACACAAAAGCTATATTttactattttgctctcaatttaaTAACTTTATCACCGCtttattattttttagtttttgctCACGAAAATGCTGAGTTCGGAATCAGACTTgttatcttctttaatttcagttgttaaatcttaattttaatcttatttctttattatttttggataaaattgATTTGTTTATTTATAAATCACGTTACAATTTTAAtgataccgttttacgggtaaataattaCAACAAACAAAGAGACGTCAGCACATAAAGATGCTACTAATTGCTAGTAGTACATTCTCCCGTATCCACGTACTAAACACATTTGTTGAATAGAGACAATAGACTGTTGTGGAGAACAATATGTCCATTTCTATATCTTCCTCGATATCTGATCAAATCCAACAAGCCCACAACTTTGAATTCCTCAAGACAAGCATTACTAATATATACAGCTAGCTGACCAAATTTGGAAAACGACAAATTGGAATACCAAAGACACGTGAATACGAACAGCTTCTACAATTCCCATTCACACTCAACATGTTAATTACTTTAATTAAACTAGGCAAAATCCTTCACAAAAAGAAACGTTGAGTACAAAACCAGTAGACCTTTTCATCAGAGTAATTTAGGTAAAAGTAGGGGATAATTCAGGCCTAATAATTCCTTAATTATACCTAAGATAATCTCAACCACTCATCATACAACATGAGATTACAACCCTAATAGAAAGTGGTTGCTAAAGTGAAATTGACTTAGTTTAGACTAAGGAAAATTGAACCAACATCTATTAATCTCTCTTGAGACTTAAATCCAATTGCTTATTTAGTTTAAAGTTTAAACTAAAGGGTTCGTTCCAGATGATCCATAACCATTATTCATCAAGCCAGTCCAAGATCCTAGTTCTCCATTAAAGTAGCCAAAAGATTCTTTATTCCCAGAATTAGAGCAGCCTTGGTCATGCCATTCAAGTGACAAAATCTTAGGATTTGGCTTCACATCAATTGCATTTTGCCCATCATAATTCATGGTTCCAAAATTGTTCCCCTCCATAGGCAATCCAAATGTAGAACATAGCCCCGCATGAAAATTTGGTGCAATTCCATTAATCTCACCATATCCATTAATCATGCCTAGATGATCAACATTCCCaacaaaatcttgatttcttgaactcccCATCAAAGCTTCATACTTGCTCTCCATAAAATCAATAGGTGCAGGATTTTCAAGCATAAAGTTACTAGGATTATTATTATTTCCCATAAAGTTGGTGAAGTGGGAATATGCCATTTCTGGGAAATTAGAAATAGAAGATGAGGATGATCCAGGATTTTGGTAATTAGCATTTTCATTAGACAATGCTTTCTTGGAAGAAACTTTCTTGTTCTTTCTACATCCACCTCCAACAGGGATATTTCTTAGAGTACCTCCTTTAGTCCAGTACCTTCGACATGATTTGCAAAAGTACCTAGGCTGAGTAAGGCTGTAATTGTTGTAGTAACAGAATTTGGTGTGTGTTGAGTCACACCTAGGGCATTTGAGAGGTTGGTCATGTTGGGGTCTTAGCTTTCTTTCTATTAAAGGCCTTGAGCATGTGAAAATGTCACCAGATGGTGATGAAGAAGAACCCAGTTCAGTTTCCTCGTGAATTGTGTCCTGTCATGGGAAACAAGTAAAAGTAGTCAGAGAATTTATATCGGAATAATTCACGTAAATTTCTCGACACATTCCTTGTAAATTTATGCAATGTCAGCATTTAGCATACTATACGGATTCATTTAAGTTACAACATTTGTACAATTTTCCTTCTATCTTTGCTTACGATATGCAATTTTACCATGCAAGAAAGAGATAAGATACACTTGAGAAAAGTTCATCTTTTAGCCATTTAAGTTCCAAACATGGCTATGACTGTGAAAAAATATATTCACCTCACGGCCATTGTTCACATATATTGCTATTCTTTGAAAAAACATGCATGGCTACAAGACTAGCTATATATTCATGTGAAAATAACATGTGCTGGTAAGAATAGGTAGACTAATAAAGCCCTAAGATAAAGGAAAATTGTAAGAACACTTTGAATATACAAACCTGTAGCCAGTTGGATGAATCCATGCAAACTTGCAAAGAAGTAATCCCCATTAGTAAATGTGACACTCTTTTCAACTTGATCCAAAAGGAACAAACTTTGTGGCGCAGTATTTAGCCCAACTCTTTTCCTGCTTCTTGTTtatgtagttatatatatatatatgtgactTTGGAATTAATCGAAGAGATAGTGAGAAAGAAGATACAATGAGATTTATGGAAGCTTGTGATGGAATGAAAAAATATGGGGGCTGAGATCGTGAATATGAAGGAAGCAAAAGGCATATGCATGTAGGGCCCAAGTACTGTCGGTGACAACTTATGTGGGCCCAAGTACTGTCGTCCCACTGTCTGATGCTGAATAGGGCCCACATTGGGTTAAGCTTGACTGCATCACATCACTAGAGGTGAATTGGACGGCTACGATTTTGTCAAACATTGGATTTGGGAAGAGAAGGATACATCTGACGTGACAGATAGTTGAGAATATTTGGGTACTCGATAAAGAGAAAGGGAAGGCAAACAAATGGGCTTGAAAACCGAAATGACACTCTAATTGTGGACCCGGTTTTAAATGGGGGCCCAATTAAGGACAGCATGGACCCCTCTCTTCTTCGACTCTTACAAGCAAGGCATAAATTCCTCTGTGACGTGTCTCGTCCGCTGACCATGGGCAGTCTAATTAGGGTTGTATGGATTGGTGattttagtttttaaaatttcTTCTAAAGTAGCCATATATAACCTCACATTAGCTTCTGCCATTGTTAACGGTGTGTTAACCCAATTGTAGTAAAAAGTCTCCATAATTGGAAACACTTGTAGATAGAATTGTTTATCTACCAGTGAAGTACTCATTCTCATTGGGGGTTTAAGCAGTAAAGGTTGAAATCTTGTGTGTTGGGAATAATCGTTCTCGTAGACAGTCTTGGAAATGCTTTCCAACCGTTGTTTTGGTGAAAATAAAAAGCTTTATTAATCAGCAGAACAGAATACAATGAGAATAACTACGAGTATCTATTCCTCCTACATCCATCAAGTCGAGAAACAAAATACCAAAGTGAAGAAAACAAAATAACAGTGTTCCTCTCCAATTCGGGCACTACTAAAAAACTGTCAAAAATCGTCCAGAataaccgaccgaaatcggtggGAATCAAACAAAAACCGATCAATTTCCGACCGTTTTCAATTCGTCGAAAAAAGAATGGTCGCAATTGGAGAGTGACCGCAGTCGGTCGATATTTCCGACCGAAGTAGGTCAGTAATTGTCAATGCACTTGGACCAAGTTATCTGACATAAAATAAtcttaccgaccgaattcggtcggtatttttaaaaataatttttaattatttttaaattagcgACCAACGTCGGTGGgaattttaattattcatttttttaaaattttcaattccgatcgatttcggtcggaactattaaaatatttaaaatttaaaataaaaaattccgaccgaaatcggccgatattattaaaatatttaatatttaaaatcaaAAATTCCGATCGAAGTCGATCGGTAAATTTAAATTTATAGGAAATCAAATGAATATTTCCGACCGACGTCGGTCGGTAGGCGGTCGATTTTCTGGGTATTGTTTTGGCAGAATACAGCTGTTTTATAGCTGCACCACCTGCCAACAACCAATCacctataatggcagcattacattgttatcattcaaccaataacaacaataacaacaataataacaacaacaataacaactatcaaaATTATATTATTAACAAAATATCATCTCCATCTCCACTAAACTATATTAACAAAaaatcatctccatcttcactaaACTATATTAACAAAACATCATACCCAACAACAAAACATTTcacaagttaaaagttcaaacatcATTCAATAAGTGTTTTGTACTACATCATCTCCATCTCCACTACTAGTACCTTCATCATCGGCATAGTTCGAAGGATCACGACGAGAAGGAGACACATctggggaaggctcacgagatcggggaatggggaaagcaccactagcaagaagattggccagctgaccttgGAGGAGATTAAATTGTTGGTTCCTCTTTTCTAGAtgaacttgaagggtatcaaattgtttatctctcttttgttctttagcctttgtctcttcaagctctgctgtcagctttgcgatcttcttctccatagacgagatagtcgacctatcaattgcctcgccTTGGGCGAAAATCCCTATTCCTTGCAATCCAGCCCTGTAGCGCcgaaatgatctctctggaaggCCGTATGCTATCTCCTTTTTAAGACCAtcgacaacatccaaccatattTTTTGCGCTTTTTCGTCGGAAATGGATGGTCACTtgccttgctcattcggtggcaagctctgagtgtactcctccacattaatcttgtagcgaccatttatttagaagatagaaaattattaactatatagtattataaacattaatttcaagttatagtagttatgaaacttacatatgtagtctccgcccggtcctcgacccatctagttggatctgtcggtgccttcttcttccggatgtgagtctccatgaagaactcatcatgagtcatcttcctcccatattttttttcctacaaatataataaaacatgttaagtaaattaaaatatataaatatagtttgatatatatagaattaaatatttttaaggaattaccagtaCTTTTCTCGCAGTCCTCATGCTCCTTGCACCCACACAGTGTAAGGAGCCACTCTTCTCAGATGCTCGAGCCTTCTTTCCCTGTTTACTCTTCTTCTCGAACTTATCAGTGGTCCACTGCCTCAGCAGATCCTCCCATATGTGCGGTAGAACTTATGAAGGCTTCTTGGTCTTCTTGCGAGCAGGATAAAAGGAATCAGATAGTCTCTTACGgtatttgaactcaaaatttgcaaGAATAGCACTGTTATGCTGGTCCTCCCAGGCACACTTAGTCTTCAAATGAAGTGTGTAACGTTAGATGAAATTATTGTTAGTATAATGATTAATAaataagaattgtattaaaatcttaaattggttgaaaatttgctccACGAGCTCCGGTGGATTATTGACCTACATATAGAGTAAAATAAATCACAAGTGAGCAAGTATATTCACAAGTGACCAAGTATGTATATTCACATATAAGAAAGTATGTAAGATGCACTTACACAATGTTTAAAccatgcctcaaatgtagaatatatagcatcatggccaaattgactcacGAAGTCACTGAGCGACACATTGAAAATTTTGTTAGTTGCATCAACCGAATTAAATAGCAGTCCATGTAAATTAATCTTACGTCAATACTTACTAAAGAAAGGGTTGAACTTCCGgataatttagcaacacatgagtTGAAGCTGATTTATACTCTATACTACTTAGGCCCTTTTTTATCGATCTTTAGAACCTCGGcatggttgattgaatatggacattggtggatataatggatcattctcaATCACGACATTGTGCTGATTGGGCCTATTTctagcacatggcacatgactgtcgaagtaataataacaaaaatgggcagtttcctttgcaagataggcttcgcatatagatccttcaatcttattcctctgttTAACAAATTGTTTACACTTGCCGATAGTCCTGCACATTGTCATATTATACGATAACATTAAAGAAAATTACAAGAATAAATCAAGATTTGATCATTACCTCTCGAATGGATACATCCACCTGCATTGAACCGGCCCTCCAAGTcgcgcctcgtgtacaaggtgaatTGAAAGCTATTCCATTACATCAAAGAAGCCACATGAAAAAATCCTTTCCAGCTTATTACCGATTACATGAATGATCcgattcatttgaaataggttttcttcccttaatatggtagaacataagtctttgaagaacaagcttatctctgtgatgggttttcagatattttcaggcaaaccacaaaatgcaataagGAATAAGGCTTTCATGAAGATttgacagtcatgacttttcatatgagTCAGCTTTCCTTTAACCATATCGACACATTTCCCAGGTTCGAAGCATAGCCCTCGGGCATCTTTAGGTTTTTAACCCACTCACAAATCTGTCGTCT
It includes:
- the LOC104095461 gene encoding dof zinc finger protein DOF5.6-like: MGITSLQVCMDSSNWLQDTIHEETELGSSSSPSGDIFTCSRPLIERKLRPQHDQPLKCPRCDSTHTKFCYYNNYSLTQPRYFCKSCRRYWTKGGTLRNIPVGGGCRKNKKVSSKKALSNENANYQNPGSSSSSISNFPEMAYSHFTNFMGNNNNPSNFMLENPAPIDFMESKYEALMGSSRNQDFVGNVDHLGMINGYGEINGIAPNFHAGLCSTFGLPMEGNNFGTMNYDGQNAIDVKPNPKILSLEWHDQGCSNSGNKESFGYFNGELGSWTGLMNNGYGSSGTNPLV